One stretch of Podospora bellae-mahoneyi strain CBS 112042 chromosome 2, whole genome shotgun sequence DNA includes these proteins:
- the NAT2 gene encoding DUF1279 superfamily (BUSCO:EOG09265B4G; EggNog:ENOG503P37U; COG:S) produces the protein MLRTAFGTLEALVERSALSITRNTTGRQFWTKRISANTTNGLPWHWRARLSQLRQASPTKPASNKSPSKAIPRQQLKNSFFTSRRNFHSSKARRGDSESAKNGTKTTGSLSLRARLKKLSREYGWTAMGIYVALSVLDFPFCFLLVRTVGTERIAHVEEVVVSNAKKVIPERVQNRWNEYRKSLKEAKQELTGKADAEVVGHGVAEAEEANKGEGASLATQLALAYAIHKSFIFFRIPLTAAITPKIVKTLRGWGWQIGKRPVRPHRKASD, from the exons ATGTTACGAACAGCCTTCGGGACGCTCGAGGCCCTTGTGGAGCGGAGCGCCTTGTCCATTACCAGAAATACCACAGGGAGACAGTTTTGGACGAAACGGATATCGGCCAATACAACCAACGGACTACCATGGCattggagggcgaggttgtcaCAGCTTAGACAGGCTTCACCAACCAAGCCCGCCTCGAACAAGAGCCCCTCGAAAGCCATCCCGCGCCAACAACTCAAAAACTCTTTTTTCACATCACGGCGGAATTTTCACTCTTCCAAAGCGAGGCGGGGGGATTCTGAGTCGGCCAAGAATGGGACTAAGACCACTGGGTCGCTGAGCCTGCGCGCTAGGTTGAAGAAGCTATCGAGAGAGTACGGTTGGACGGCCATGGGTATCTACGTGGCTTTGTCTGTCTTGGACTTTCCCTTCTGCTTTCTGTTGGTGCGGACTGTGGGCACGGAGAGGATAG CTCATGTCGAAGAAGTAGTGGTGTCGAATGCAAAAAAGGTGATTCCGGAGCGAGTTCAGAATCGATGGAACGAGTATCGCAAGTCTTTGAAGGAAGCAAAGCAAGAGCTCACTGGCAAGGCTGATGCCGAAGTGGTGGGCCATGGCGTAGCCGAAGCGGAGGAAGCAAacaagggagagggagccA GCTTGGCAACCCAGCTCGCGCTGGCTTATGCTATTCACAAAagcttcatcttcttccgCATTCCCTTGACAGCAGCTATCACTCCCAAGATCGTAAAGACCCttcggggttggggctggcaAATCGGCAAGCGCCCGGTCAGGCCACACAGAAAGGCATCTGACTAG
- a CDS encoding hypothetical protein (EggNog:ENOG503P6VT), protein MLSTQEHQIPLPTLCPCCLAAISPPDLTTNLPSLHTMTTDQQSTTTNSIPSQSPAMVPSSLTTPQEQSALAALHGLTPEQELILREKVTPSSVMFALELARESEEGAIEPTVAKLLTDAFNKIWNKVVTRPNLYLMSEQEFAVFNYFQSFWPDKEIARKAVARFWDNPWAFATPAGQRRS, encoded by the coding sequence ATGCTGTCCACACAGGAACACCAGATCCCACTGCCCACTTTATGCCCTTGTTGCCTCGCTGCCATATCACCACCGGATCtgaccaccaacctcccttcccttcatACAATGACCACCGATCAACAGTCAACTACAACCAACTCAATACCGTCACAGTCGCCCGCAATggtcccctcctccctcacgACACCACAAGAACAGTCCGCTTTGGCAGCCCTGCATGGGCTCACACCTGAACAAGAGCTGATCCTGCGCGAGAAAGTAACGCCTTCCTCGGTCATGTTCGCCTTGGAACTCGCTCGGGAAAGCGAGGAGGGGGCCATCGAACCAACGGTCGCGAAGCTCCTCACAGACGCCTTCAACAAAATCTGGAACAAAGTCGTGACCAGGCCTAATCTCTACCTCATGTCAGAACAAGAATTCGCCGTGTTCAATTATTTTCAGTCATTCTGGCCGGACAAGGAGATTGCGAGAAAGGCAGTAGCCAGGTTTTGGGACAACCCTTGGGCCTTTGCGACTCCCGCAGGCCAGCGCCGGTCATGA
- a CDS encoding hypothetical protein (EggNog:ENOG503Q4X3; COG:S), protein MSGYYPPQKSYPPPPMSAPPTQTKFSYPAPPSSSQGRNYPPPPQAAATPPPAASSPQQYPPPPQQPQFSPPPQAPSPAQHAALPTHARSQSQTSQQQQQPQQFAPPPSYPTEDKDASYPAEKQQQQQQQQPVTMDPSSVASTLLGAPAAGQFVGATSTVVDDVGTFNGGSYRISHRDCNTVLTIQLAIGCPFEARPGAMIAMSPSIQLKGSYKFSMKKLVAGGEMSQSHYTGPGELLLAPPMLGDITSLRLTGNESWSVSHDGYLASTQHVIKDYKRQGLGKAMFSGEGLWVYKISGTGLLWLTSFGAIIRKDLAEGEKYIVDNGHLVAWNVKYIMERVTSGGIISGFASGEGLVCKFTGPGTVFIQTRNARSFSAYMTGQQNGHA, encoded by the exons ATGTCCGGCTATTATCCTC CACAGAAGAGCTACCCGCCTCCACCGATGTCAGCTCCCCCGACTCAGACCAAGTTCTCCTACCCAGCTCCCCCAAGCAGCTCTCAGGGTAGAAAttaccctcctcctcctcaagctgctgccacaccaccccctgctgcctcttcaccccagcagtaccctcctcctccccagcagccacaattctcaccaccaccccaagcccCCTCGCCGGCGCAACACGCTGCGCTGCCCACACACGCACGCAGTCAATCACAGAcatcccagcagcagcagcagccacaacagttcgcgccgcctccttcaTATCCCACAGAAGACAAGGATGCCTCTTATCCAGCCgagaagcagcaacagcaacagcaacagcaacccgTAACCATGGATCCCTCCTCAGTAGCCAGCACCCTGCTCGGCGCCCCAGCCGCTGGCCAGTTCGTCGGTGCTACCTCCACAGTAGTAGACGACGTGGGCACCTTCAACGGTGGTTCCTACCGCATCAGCCACCGCGACTGCAATACCGTCCTCACAATCCAGCTTGCCATTGGCTGCCCCTTTGAGGCGAGACCCGGAGCCATGATTGCCATGTCCCCGTCTATCCAGCTCAAAGGCTCCTACAAGTTCAGCATGAAGAAGCTGGTGGCGGGCGGCGAGATGAGCCAGTCACACTACACCGGTCCCGGAGAGCTGCTGCTCGCGCCGCCAATGCTGGGCGACATCACGAGCTTGAGGCTGACCGGGAACGAGTCGTGGTCGGTGAGCCACGATGGGTATCTCGCCAGCACGCAGCATGTGATCAAGGACTACAAGAGGCAGGGGCTGGGGAAGGCCATGTTTAGCGGGGAGGGGCTCTGGGTGTACAAGATTAGTGGGACGGGCCTGTTGTGGCTGACGAGCTTTGGTGCCATTATCCGGAAAGAC CTGGCCGAAGGCGAGAAATACATTGTGGACAACGGCCACTTGGTCGCCTGGAACGTCAAGTACATCATGGAGCGGGTCACCTCGGGAGGCATCATTTCGGGCTTTGCGTCTGGTGAAGGTCTCGTCTGCAAGTTCACCGGCCCAGGGACGGTGTTTATCCAGACCAGAAACGcg AGATCATTCAGTGCTTACATGACTGGACAACAGAACGGCCATGCTTAG